From the genome of Haloterrigena sp. KLK7, one region includes:
- a CDS encoding ATP-binding protein, whose product MDWRFPSWLGTAVVATIFVFSLVVSAYHVWIHEARLALTILGQWSLVALSIAFGCIGYYALANVDAPNGAGIIGRYTVAGYVLAGLASGGYASHQYLVPEAMIEFDVVLFQAIFVALVGGTAGVLVGFETARRKRSIADLEETTRELESIEDEIRTEKQRFESLFQNAPSAAADIQYTDGEPTIDRANTVFEDLVDHTSADAQGKNLFEVVPLRETETEAAVATHVAENEIYQGEVTVDRPDGRGHYKLRVIPYEVGKEGERAFALYTDVTELRRTQQELAESVEQLEASNERLEQFAYAVSHDLQEPLRMVSSYLQLLEDRYRDDLDEDAEEFIDYAVDGADRMRAMIDNLLEYSRVTTRGDPLEPTDAEGVLDDVLTDLRPRIEETDATITVDDLPTVTADADQLAQVFRNLVSNALKYSGDEPPRVDVSVERTDDEWQFAVADRGIGLDSEQSERIFDVFETAHTSAEGSDSGIGLALCQRIIERHGGDIWVDSEPGEGATFYFTLPRTEARESELTRPPRADSEEPPDSRA is encoded by the coding sequence ATGGACTGGCGTTTTCCGAGCTGGCTCGGAACCGCGGTCGTCGCGACGATTTTCGTCTTCTCGCTTGTCGTCTCCGCGTATCACGTGTGGATTCACGAAGCGCGGTTAGCGTTGACCATACTCGGACAGTGGTCGCTGGTCGCGCTCTCGATCGCGTTCGGCTGCATCGGCTACTACGCGCTCGCGAACGTCGACGCGCCGAACGGGGCCGGCATCATCGGTCGCTATACCGTTGCCGGGTACGTACTCGCGGGGCTGGCATCCGGGGGATACGCGTCGCATCAGTATCTGGTACCGGAGGCGATGATCGAGTTCGACGTGGTCCTGTTCCAGGCGATCTTCGTGGCGCTCGTCGGGGGAACGGCCGGCGTCCTCGTCGGCTTCGAAACCGCCCGCCGGAAACGATCTATCGCCGACCTCGAGGAGACGACGCGGGAACTCGAGTCGATCGAGGACGAGATCCGGACCGAGAAGCAGCGGTTCGAGTCGCTGTTCCAGAACGCGCCGTCCGCGGCCGCGGATATCCAGTACACGGACGGCGAGCCGACGATCGATCGCGCCAATACCGTCTTCGAGGACCTCGTCGACCACACGAGCGCGGACGCCCAGGGCAAGAACCTGTTCGAGGTCGTCCCGCTCCGGGAGACGGAGACGGAAGCGGCGGTGGCGACCCACGTCGCGGAGAACGAGATCTATCAGGGAGAGGTCACCGTCGACCGACCCGACGGGCGAGGGCACTACAAGCTTCGCGTGATCCCGTACGAAGTCGGGAAGGAGGGCGAGCGGGCGTTCGCGCTGTACACCGACGTGACGGAGCTCAGACGGACCCAACAGGAGCTGGCGGAGAGCGTCGAACAGCTCGAGGCGTCGAACGAGCGCTTAGAGCAGTTCGCCTACGCCGTCTCCCACGACCTGCAGGAACCGCTGCGAATGGTCTCGAGCTACCTCCAGCTGCTGGAGGATCGCTACCGGGACGACCTCGACGAGGACGCCGAGGAGTTCATCGACTACGCGGTCGACGGCGCCGACCGGATGCGAGCGATGATCGATAACCTCCTCGAATACTCGCGCGTCACCACTCGCGGGGACCCGCTGGAGCCGACGGACGCCGAAGGGGTCCTCGACGACGTTCTCACGGACCTCCGCCCGCGGATCGAGGAGACCGACGCGACGATCACCGTCGACGACCTCCCGACGGTGACTGCGGACGCGGATCAGCTCGCGCAGGTGTTCAGAAATCTCGTCTCGAACGCGCTCAAGTACAGCGGGGACGAGCCCCCGCGCGTGGACGTGAGCGTCGAACGGACGGACGACGAGTGGCAGTTCGCGGTCGCCGACCGGGGAATCGGCCTCGATTCCGAGCAGTCCGAGCGGATCTTCGACGTCTTCGAAACCGCCCACACGTCAGCGGAGGGATCGGACTCGGGCATCGGACTGGCGCTGTGTCAGCGAATCATCGAACGCCACGGCGGCGACATCTGGGTCGACTCCGAACCCGGCGAGGGCGCGACGTTCTACTTCACGCTTCCGCGCACCGAGGCCCGGGAGTCGGAACTGACTCGCCCGCCTCGAGCCGACAGCGAAGAACCGCCAGACAGTCGAGCGTAG
- a CDS encoding DUF892 family protein: MSIDSTEDLFVSGLKHAYHTEQRLVDALDELEQTSSNEELKSGFAEHREETKTHIDRIEQVFEQLDADAEAEEDPVVEGMIQAHEEFMDQDPSDEACDRFNIAAGQKSEHYEIATYGNLIPMADQLGMDDAADMLEETLREEQDELDSLSKMGEEFDYGELEASN; encoded by the coding sequence ATGAGCATCGACTCAACTGAAGACCTCTTCGTATCCGGCCTCAAGCACGCGTACCACACCGAACAACGCCTCGTCGACGCCCTCGACGAACTCGAGCAGACCTCCTCGAACGAGGAACTCAAGAGCGGGTTCGCCGAGCACCGCGAGGAAACGAAGACGCACATCGATCGCATCGAGCAGGTGTTCGAACAGCTCGACGCCGACGCCGAGGCGGAGGAAGACCCCGTCGTCGAGGGGATGATTCAGGCCCACGAGGAGTTCATGGATCAGGACCCGAGCGACGAGGCCTGCGACCGGTTCAACATCGCCGCCGGCCAGAAGTCCGAACACTACGAGATCGCCACCTACGGCAACCTCATCCCGATGGCCGACCAGCTCGGGATGGACGACGCAGCCGACATGTTGGAGGAGACGCTACGCGAGGAGCAGGACGAACTCGACAGTCTCTCCAAGATGGGCGAGGAGTTCGACTACGGCGAACTGGAAGCGTCGAACTGA